Proteins from one Cryptomeria japonica chromosome 4, Sugi_1.0, whole genome shotgun sequence genomic window:
- the LOC131875530 gene encoding xyloglucan endotransglucosylase protein 1-like: MDLILCVLLLSLALAFSHLVSANFYNDFDITWGNDRAKILDNGQRLQLTLDQSSGSGFQSKNEYLFGKIDMQIKLVPGNSAGTVTAYYLSSQGDKHDEIDFEFLGNLSGDPYIMHTNVFSQGKGGREQQFYLWFDPTADFHTYSLLWNPQQIMFSVDGTPVRVFKNSEDLGVAYPKNQAMRIYSSLWNADNWATRGGAVKIDWSKSPFVASYGNFKAETCSASSDCSVNSWYGAEALESSEQQKLEWVRENYMIYNYCSDSKRFPQGFPAECTR; this comes from the exons ATGGACCTCATTCTATGTGTTCTCCTCTTAAGCCTTGCGCTCGCATTCTCCCACCTTGTTTCTGCTAATTTTTACAATGACTTCGATATCACATGGGGAAATGATCGGGCTAAGATACTCGACAATGGCCAACGCTTGCAGCTTACTCTCGATCAGTCCTCAG GTTCAGGGTTCCAATCCAAGAATGAATATCTATTTGGCAAGATTGATATGCAAATCAAGCTGGTGCCTGGTAACTCCGCCGGTACTGTTACTGCATACTAT CTCTCGTCACAAGGGGATAAACACGATGAAATAGACTTCGAGTTCCTGGGAAATCTGTCTGGAGATCCCTATATCATGCACACCAATGTTTTCTCACAAGGAAAAGGCGGTCGGGAGCAGCAATTCTACCTTTGGTTCGACCCAACAGCAGACTTCCACACTTACTCCCTGCTCTGGAATCCCCAACAAATTAT GTTTTCTGTGGATGGAACTCCAGTGAGAGTGTTCAAGAACAGCGAAGATTTGGGCGTCGCATATCCGAAGAATCAAGCGATGAGAATATACTCAAGCCTGTGGAACGCAGACAATTGGGCAACCAGAGGCGGTGCAGTGAAGATCGACTGGAGCAAATCTCCATTTGTGGCGTCTTATGGAAATTTCAAGGCAGAGACATGCTCTGCCTCCTCTGATTGCTCTGTGAATTCATGGTATGGTGCAGAGGCGTTGGAGTCGAGTGAGCAGCAGAAACTTGAATGGGTGCGCGAAAACTACATGATTTACAATTACTGTTCGGACAGTAAAAGGTTTCCACAGGGCTTCCCTGCTGAATGCACTCGCTAG
- the LOC131057090 gene encoding biotin synthase, mitochondrial, protein MALIKAILKFQSTTSVLCRSTSTIACANSNTSSSFSPLLNFSSAASIEAEKAVTNGPRYDWTRPQIQSVYDSPLMDLLFHGAQVHRHSHKFREVQQCTLLSIKTGGCSENCSYCPQSSRYDTGVKAQKLMTKDEVIQAAKRAKEAGSTRFCMGAAWRDTVGRKTNFNQILDYVKEIRGMGMEVCCTLGMLEKQQAEDLKKAGLTAYNHNLDTSREFYPSIITTRTYDERLQTLEFVREAGISVCSGGIIGLGEAAEDRVGLLHTLATLPEHPESVPINALLAVKGTPLQDQKPVEIWEMIRMIATARIVMPKAMVRLSAGRVRFSMPEQALCFLAGANSIFTGEKLLTTPNNDFDADQLMFKVLGLIPKAASIPNERMCDANGAAENDADTELIDSAVVNAR, encoded by the exons ATGGCTCTGATAAAGGCAATTCTGAAGTTCCAGTCCACGACTTCAGTACTATGTCGCAGTACATCAACAATTGCATGCGCTAATAGTaatacttcttcttctttttctccattGTTAAATTTTTCATCTGCAGCTAGCATTGAGGCAGAGAAAGCCGTCACAAATGGCCCAAGATATGACTGGACAAGGCCACAGATTCAGTCGGTTTATGATTCTCCCCTCATGGACCTGCTTTTCCATGGA GCACAGGTGCATAGGCATTCTCACAAATTTAGAGAGGTGCAGCAATGTACTCTTCTTTCTATCAAGACAGGGGGGTGTTCTGAAAATTGTTCATATTGTCCCCAGTCCTCTCGGTATGACACTGGTGTGAAAGCACAAAAACTTATGACTAAAGATGAAGTTATTCAGGCAGCAAAAAGG GCAAAAGAGGCAGGCAGCACACGTTTCTGCATGGGTGCCGCATGGAGGGATACTGTTGGTAGGAAGACAAATTTCAATCAAATTCTTGATTATGTAAAAGAAATCAG GGGTATGGGAATGGAAGTATGCTGCACTTTAGGCATGTTAGAGAAGCAACAAGCAGAAGATCTTAAGAAGGCAGGGCTAACAGCTTATAACCATAACTTGgacacttcaagagaattttaccccAGCATTATAACAACCAGAACTTATGATGAGAGGCTTCAAACTCTTGAGTTTGTCCGTGAAGCAGGAATAAGTGTCTGCTCAG GAGGAATAATAGGATTGGGAGAAGCAGCAGAAGATCGTGTTGGATTGCTACATACCTTAGCAACACTTCCAGAGCACCCAGAGAGCGTACCTATAAATGCATTACTAGCAGTTAAAGGAACACCTCTTCAGGATCAAAAG CCAGTTGAAATATGGGAAATGATTCGCATGATAGCAACAGCGCGTATTGTGATGCCAAAGGCCATGGTGCGGTTGTCTGCTGGGCGTGTTCGTTTCTCCATGCCAGAGCAAGCACTATGCTTTTTAGCAGGGGCAAATTCCATTTTTACAGGGGAGAAGTTGTTGACCACTCCTAATAATGATTTTGATGCTGATCAACTAATGTTCAAAGTGTTGGGTCTCATACCCAAAGCTGCTAGCATCCCTAATGAAAGGATGTGTGACGCTAATGGGGCTGCAGAGAATGATGCAGATACTGAGCTCATTGACAGTGCTGTAGTTAATGCTAGATGA